From the Planctomycetota bacterium genome, the window AACCGCACCGGCATTCACCTCTGGTGGGACAACGACGAAGCCCTGCTGAAGCTCCCCGGCGTGCGCGCCGGCTCGGTCGATGTCACCGGCAACGCCATCGTGGACAACACGTTCACGATCACCCCCGACCATCCGTTCACCCAGCCGCGCGACGCCACGTCGCCGCTGGTCGTGCTGCGCCTGCGCGACGATCCCGCCGCCGATCCGCCGCACGTCTTGGGCAACTGCTACGCGGGAAACACCGTGACGCTCACCGCCGCCACCGCGCGCGAGTTCGACGTCACGCCCGGGCGCGAGCCCGAGCCCCGCAAGTTCGAACCGCCGGTGATCCCCCCGCCGCGCGAGGGCGTGCTGGGCGAGACGCGCCCCGTCGGCGCACGCGGGCACCTCGCGGGTCGTCGCGCCATCATCATGGGCCCCTGGGGCCCGTGGGATCACGCCGAGCCCATGGCGCGCCTCGCAAAGGCCGACGGACGTACGCGCACGTACGAGATCTTCGCCGGGAAGTGGGGGGGCAACGCGCAGGTCGAAGACCTGCGTACGGGCGAGATCACGCGCTGGGCCGTTGCTCCCAGCGCCGACAGGCCGCTGCAGTATGTCGTCTCCGCCCGGCAGGACGTGCACCCGTACGCGTTCCGCGTCTCCGACGGGCTCGGGTGGTCGACCGACATCCGCGGCGTCATCGTCGCCGCAACGTGGGACGCGCGGTTCTTCGCATGGACCGACGCCACCGACCCCCGCACAGACCTCGCGGCGTGGCGCGCGCTCGCCGCGGGCGCCCCCGCCGTATCCCTCCCTGATCTCACGCTGCGCTACGCGCACGCCGGGCCCCGCACGCAGCCGTGGGCGAAGGCCCACGCCGACACGTTCCCGGGCGCCGATCGCTTCGGCATGATCGCCAGCGCCCGCCTCGCCATTCCGCAGGGCCGGTGGCGCATCACCACGCTCTCCGACGACGGCGTGCGCGTGCTCGTCGGCGGCAGGCCGGTCATCGAGAACTGGACGTGGCACGCGCCCGTGCGCGACACCGGCGTCTTCGAACACGCCGGGGGCGAGGTCGAGATCGTCGTCGAGCACTTTGAGATCGACGGCTACGCCGTGCTCGAGGTCGAGATCACGCCCGAGCCCTGACCCGCGCGCGACGACCGCGCCCGGCCCTTACGAGAACAGCCCCGCGTCGGGCTCGACCATCTGCGTCAGCCGGGCGTCGTTGTTCTTCGGGCTGTTCACGAGGCGGCTCACCGGGTGTGCGGTCAGCACTCCGTCCGCCGCGGGCGCGAGCAACTCCGCCCCCGGCGGCGCGGGCGAGTCGATCCACGCGCGCGCCACCTCGGGCTCCAGCACCACGGGCATGCGATCGTGCATCCGGCGCATGAACTCGTTGGCCCGGGTCGTGAGAATCGCGTACGTCACGAGCGCGTCCGCGTCGGGCGCCGCCGGGTCGCGCCACGACTCCCACAGCCCCGCGAACAGCAGCGGCGCTCCGTCCGCCCGGGAGATGTAGTACGGCTGCTTCGCCCCGCCGTGCGGGTCCGCGGCCCATTCGTAGAACCCCGACGCAGGCACCACGCACCGGCGCGACGCGTACGCCGTCCGGAACGCCGGCGCGCCCGCCGCCGTCTCCGCGCGCGCGTTCACCGTCTTCGCCCCGATCGACGCGTCCTTCGCCCAGAACGGGATCAGCCCCCAGCGGGCGTCCACCATCTCGCGACCGCCCGCGTCCGCCCGCACGATGGACGAACGCTGCGTCGGCGCGACGTTGTAACTCGGGGAGATGTCGACGGGAGGCGACGTGAGCGACAGCAACTCGTGGATCTGCCGCCACGTGAACTCGCGCGTGGTGCGCCCGCACATGACGAACGGTAGCCGACGCGACGGGCGGATCGCCTACGTCTCGGCGCGGCGCGACCACTCGAACTCGAGCGGCTCTTTCTCCCCCGCCAGGCGCCGGCGCTCGTCGGAGAGCTTCGCCGAGCGTGCGTGATCGCGCCAGACCACGGGGTCGGCCAGCAGCGCGTCCACCTCCGCGATGCGCTTCTCGAGTTCCTCGATGCGCTTCTCGATCTGCTCGGTCTTCATCTTCGCGAGCTTGTCCCCCGCCGCGGCCCGCGTGCGCTGGTCAGCCTTCGCCCGCTCCTCCGCCGCCCGGCGCTGGCGTTCCGCGTCGTCGGCCCGCGCCTTCTGCTGGGCCGCCTGCTGGGCCGCGTGCGCGTCCTTCACGTCCGCGCGCCGGCGCCACTCCGTGTAGTTCCCCGCGAACAGCTCGGCCCCGCCCTTGCCGTCGAGCACGATCAGGTGGTCGCACACCGCGTCGATGAGCGCCCGGTCGTGCGAGATCAGCACGAGCGTGCCGTCGTACCCGGAGTCGGGCGAGAGCGCCTGCTCCAGGCGCTCCGCGCTGGGAATGTCCAGGTGGTTCGTCGGCTCGTCGAGCACGATCAGGTTCTTCGCCGAGGCGAGCAGCCCGGCCAGCACCGCGCGCGAACGCTCGCCCCCGGACAGCATGCCCAGCAGCTTCTCCTGCTCGTCGCCCGAGAAGAGAAACGCCCCGGCCAGGTCGCGGGCCGCCTGCTCGCTCAGCGCCGCCTTGGGCGCTTCCTTCAGGATCACGCCCTGGATGTACCGGTACACCGACTGGTCCATGGGCAGCCCGTCGTGCGTCTGCTTGTAGTACCCCAGCTTGATGTTCGATCCCAGGCGCACCACGCCCTCGTCCGGCGTGACCTCGCCCAGCAGCGTCCGCACGAGCGTCGTCTTCCCGGCACCGTTCGGGCCGATGATGCCCCAGCGCTCGCCCCGCTCGATGCTCATGTCCAGGTCTTTGAACAGCACCTTCGCCGGGCGAGATCCCCCGGGCGCCGAATCCTCGGGCGACGGGTCGTCGGGGTCCGCCTGCGGGTGCGCGTACTGCTTCGAGACGCCCCGCGTCGACACCACGATGTCGCCCGTGCGCTCGGCCTTGGGCAGGTTGAACGAGAACGTGCCGAGTTCCATCGGGCGCTCGAGCGTTTCTTCCTTGGCGCGCTCCAGTCGCGTCTCGCGTCCGCGCGCCTGCTTGGCGCGCTGCCCCG encodes:
- a CDS encoding ABC-F family ATP-binding cassette domain-containing protein, which gives rise to MPILAATNIAVRYGVDIILDGVSLSIEPGDRIGLVGRNGTGKSTLMKVLSGLLVPDAGNVSIQRGCRAGYLQQDPNLDPDETLKDAAERAFEELHALHAELHGVFDRMATASAAELDSLLKRQAELETRVEAAGGYAIEHRIEEVLHGLGFTDAQMSLKVKSLSGGQKGRLALARLLLESPDILLLDEPTNHLDIEGRIWLETFLRDEYRGAVVLVSHDRYLLDAVVTRIIETEQGRLIDYPGNYAKFRELRAQRREVMLRAYESQQTKFKKEEEFIRKYKAGQRAKQARGRETRLERAKEETLERPMELGTFSFNLPKAERTGDIVVSTRGVSKQYAHPQADPDDPSPEDSAPGGSRPAKVLFKDLDMSIERGERWGIIGPNGAGKTTLVRTLLGEVTPDEGVVRLGSNIKLGYYKQTHDGLPMDQSVYRYIQGVILKEAPKAALSEQAARDLAGAFLFSGDEQEKLLGMLSGGERSRAVLAGLLASAKNLIVLDEPTNHLDIPSAERLEQALSPDSGYDGTLVLISHDRALIDAVCDHLIVLDGKGGAELFAGNYTEWRRRADVKDAHAAQQAAQQKARADDAERQRRAAEERAKADQRTRAAAGDKLAKMKTEQIEKRIEELEKRIAEVDALLADPVVWRDHARSAKLSDERRRLAGEKEPLEFEWSRRAET
- a CDS encoding SOS response-associated peptidase, whose amino-acid sequence is MCGRTTREFTWRQIHELLSLTSPPVDISPSYNVAPTQRSSIVRADAGGREMVDARWGLIPFWAKDASIGAKTVNARAETAAGAPAFRTAYASRRCVVPASGFYEWAADPHGGAKQPYYISRADGAPLLFAGLWESWRDPAAPDADALVTYAILTTRANEFMRRMHDRMPVVLEPEVARAWIDSPAPPGAELLAPAADGVLTAHPVSRLVNSPKNNDARLTQMVEPDAGLFS